A genomic region of Chloracidobacterium sp. contains the following coding sequences:
- a CDS encoding DUF4265 domain-containing protein, with amino-acid sequence MMIPDKSEVITHENPAWRERANFIIVAKLDEEAVQKGFVWEQLWARELGENMFEICCIPFFYYGIALGDIVATRPDEQKRFVISERLKTRGHFTLRVWFRDKVDESLVESIESAGCMIERRFRTARLISIDAPSLKIRSELEQILDSFAIGDTLFWENGS; translated from the coding sequence ATGATGATTCCGGATAAATCGGAGGTTATCACGCATGAAAATCCTGCGTGGCGGGAGCGTGCCAACTTTATCATTGTAGCCAAACTTGATGAGGAGGCTGTTCAGAAGGGTTTTGTTTGGGAGCAATTGTGGGCTCGCGAGCTTGGAGAGAACATGTTTGAGATTTGCTGTATTCCATTTTTTTATTACGGCATCGCTCTGGGGGACATTGTAGCTACACGTCCTGACGAACAGAAACGATTCGTAATTTCAGAAAGATTGAAGACTAGAGGCCACTTTACGCTCCGTGTTTGGTTCCGGGACAAGGTCGACGAGAGTTTAGTAGAATCCATTGAGTCAGCGGGATGCATGATCGAACGACGATTTAGAACTGCACGTTTAATTTCTATTGACGCGCCGTCGTTAAAGATACGGAGCGAGCTAGAGCAGATTCTAGATTCATTCGCAATCGGAGACACATTGTTTTGGGAAAATGGCTCATAG
- a CDS encoding VCBS repeat-containing protein has translation MSRTEAKRSGDFVYWITGVAGLLLIALGVFTANGWLPRTDAITGQRYGWFGKKLPKGAPNSWIPFAPPDPTPTPQLSKEYIYAGSRLLAVEDANASAVPPADLAVWRPSTGMWYVLGGPGSQQTSYQWGQNGDVPVQGDYDGDGKTDFAIWRPGPTGVFYMVPSSTGSYYSVNFGTTGDINMAADFDGDGKTDIAVWRPSTYYWYYLPSSGGGQISTQFGAGGDTPKPVDYDGDGRADLAVWRNSNHTFYSIDSSNGASRTQDYGATGDMPVSADYDGDGRADHAVWRSSNTTWYIRRSSDGGTTSLSYGASGDILVPNDYDGDAKVDIAVWRVDSRNYGWWYIRQSATQTDRTVQWGLAGDIPVPTYYRR, from the coding sequence ATGTCACGAACCGAAGCAAAGCGTTCGGGCGATTTTGTCTATTGGATCACGGGAGTCGCGGGGCTACTGCTGATCGCTCTCGGCGTCTTTACCGCAAATGGCTGGCTGCCGCGCACGGACGCCATCACCGGCCAGCGCTACGGCTGGTTCGGCAAGAAACTGCCGAAGGGGGCACCGAACAGTTGGATACCTTTCGCACCACCCGATCCAACGCCGACGCCCCAACTGAGCAAGGAATACATCTATGCCGGGTCGCGGCTTCTCGCGGTCGAGGACGCGAACGCCAGCGCCGTTCCGCCCGCCGATCTCGCCGTATGGCGGCCGTCCACCGGCATGTGGTACGTTCTCGGCGGCCCCGGCTCACAGCAGACATCGTACCAATGGGGCCAGAACGGAGACGTTCCCGTCCAGGGCGATTACGACGGCGACGGCAAGACGGACTTCGCCATATGGCGGCCCGGTCCAACGGGCGTCTTCTACATGGTGCCATCCTCTACGGGCAGTTATTACAGCGTCAACTTCGGCACGACCGGCGATATCAATATGGCTGCCGATTTTGACGGTGACGGCAAGACCGACATCGCCGTCTGGAGGCCATCGACCTATTACTGGTATTACCTGCCAAGCTCAGGCGGCGGCCAGATTTCGACACAGTTCGGCGCAGGCGGCGACACGCCAAAGCCTGTTGACTACGACGGCGACGGCAGGGCCGACCTGGCCGTCTGGCGAAACTCGAACCATACGTTCTACTCGATCGACAGTTCAAACGGCGCGTCGCGCACACAGGATTACGGGGCGACCGGAGACATGCCCGTATCAGCCGACTATGACGGCGATGGCAGGGCCGACCACGCCGTCTGGCGCTCGTCCAATACAACCTGGTATATACGGCGCAGTTCAGACGGCGGCACGACATCGCTCTCGTACGGCGCATCGGGCGACATCCTTGTCCCGAATGACTACGACGGCGACGCCAAGGTCGATATCGCCGTCTGGCGCGTCGATAGCAGAAACTACGGCTGGTGGTATATCCGCCAATCCGCCACCCAAACCGACCGCACCGTCCAATGGGGCCTCGCCGGCGACATTCCGGTGCCGACATATTACAGGAGGTAG